A portion of the Trachemys scripta elegans isolate TJP31775 chromosome 9, CAS_Tse_1.0, whole genome shotgun sequence genome contains these proteins:
- the LOC117883276 gene encoding protein Wnt-11b-like, translating to MGSSFPAPLRLTLALLWQLGLSAAIQWLGLMVNGSRVAWNETQHCKILDGLVPDQLQLCRRNLELMHSIVHAAKETKGVCQKTFSDMRWNCSSIEYAPSFTPDLLKGTRESAFVYALAAAAVSHSIARACASGELPICSCGSVPSEVPGPGFRWGGCGDNLRYGLQMGSAFADGPMKSSKAGGQATRLMNLHNNAVGRQVLIDSLETKCKCHGVSGSCSVKTCWKGLQDLSEIAIDLKSKYLAAIKVTHRHMGIRKQLVPKELDIRPVREAELVYLVSSPDYCTKNPKLGSLGTQDRQCNKTSVGSDSCNLMCCGRGYNAYTESVVERCQCKYYWCCYVMCKKCQRTVERYVCK from the exons ATGGGCTCGAGCTTCCCTGCCCCGCTGCGGCTCACCCTGGcgctgctctggcagctgggaCTCTCGGCGGCGATCCAGTGGCT AGGGCTGATGGTGAATGGCAGCAGGGTAGCCTGGAACGAGACTCAGCACTGTAAGATTTTGGATGGGCTAGTCCCAGACCAGTTGCAGCTGTGCCGAAGAAACCTGGAGCTCATGCATAGCATTGTACATGCAGCCAAAGAGACCAAGGGAGTCTGCCAGAAAACGTTCTCGGATATGAGGTGGAACTGCTCTTCCATTGAGTATGCACCCAGTTTCACCCCTGACCTCCTGAAAG GGACCAGGGAATCTGCATTTGTCTATgcattggctgctgctgctgtcagccaTTCCATCGCTCGGGCCTGTGCCTCAGGGGAACTACCTATCTGTTCCTGTGGATCTGTCCCATCTGAGGTGCCTGGGCCTGGCTTCAGGTGGGGTGGCTGTGGGGACAATCTCCGCTATGGCCTCCAGATGGGTTCTGCCTTTGCTGATGGTCCCATGAAGTCCAGTAAGGCAGGAGGACAAGCCACCAGGCTTATGAATCTACATAACAATGCAGTGGGCCGACAG gtattgatTGACTCCTTGGAGACCAAGTGTAAATGCCATGGTGTTTCTGGCTCCTGCTCAGTTAAGACTTGTTGGAAGGGGCTGCAAGATTTGAGTGAAATAGCCATTGACCTCAAATCCAAGTACTTGGCAGCCATCAAGGTGACCCACCGGCACATGGGGATCAGAAAGCAGCTGGTGCCCAAAGAACTGGACATCAGGCCAGTGAGAGAGGCTGAACTGGTTTATCTAGTCAGTTCTCCAGACTACTGCACAAAGAATCCCAAACTGGGGTCTCTGGGGACTCAGGACAG GCAATGCAACAAGACCTCTGTGGGCAGTGACAGCTGCAACCTGATGTGCTGCGGGCGTGGCTACAATGCTTACACTGAGAGTGTAGTGGAGAGGTGCCAGTGCAAGTACTATTGGTGCTGCTATGTGATGTGCAAGAAGTGCCAGCGGACGGTGGAGAGATACGTGTGCAAGTAA